A genomic segment from Actinoplanes sichuanensis encodes:
- a CDS encoding PadR family transcriptional regulator → MGKRRKVGNLLGLHILATLTLQPMHPYEIAAQLRAFGKDQDIKIQWGSLYTVVRNLEKHGFIEAAETVREGRRPERTVYRLTEAGRHEMTDWLRELIGQPEPEYPRLRSALSVAGVLPPDEMIELIRRRLAALTAENQAARAALAATRREVPRLFLIEAEYALAMREAEQVWLAGLDRELHDGSVPGLGAWRRFHETGVLPDLSELMGPD, encoded by the coding sequence ATGGGAAAGCGTCGCAAGGTGGGCAACCTGCTCGGGTTGCACATTCTGGCCACGCTGACCCTGCAGCCGATGCATCCGTATGAGATCGCCGCTCAGTTGCGGGCCTTCGGCAAGGATCAGGACATCAAGATCCAGTGGGGCTCGCTCTACACGGTCGTGCGAAATCTGGAGAAGCACGGGTTCATCGAAGCGGCGGAGACGGTCCGGGAAGGCCGTCGGCCCGAGCGCACGGTGTATCGGCTGACCGAGGCCGGCCGGCACGAGATGACCGACTGGCTGCGCGAGCTGATCGGGCAGCCGGAGCCGGAGTACCCCCGGTTACGGTCGGCCCTGTCGGTCGCCGGAGTGCTCCCGCCGGACGAGATGATCGAGCTGATCCGCCGACGGCTGGCGGCGCTCACCGCGGAGAACCAGGCGGCCCGGGCCGCACTCGCCGCCACCCGGCGGGAGGTGCCGCGGCTCTTCCTCATCGAGGCGGAGTACGCGTTGGCCATGCGTGAGGCCGAGCAGGTCTGGCTGGCCGGCCTCGACCGGGAACTGCACGACGGGTCGGTCCCGGGGCTCGGCGCGTGGCGCCGGTTCCACGAGACCGGCGTACTGCCCGACCTCAGCGAGCTGATGGGGCCGGATTGA
- a CDS encoding ABC transporter ATP-binding protein, which translates to MSHAVTADDLRKSYPGGVRALDGLSLDVRAGEVFGLLGPNGAGKSTTVKILTTLARPDSGTASVAGHDVLRHPERVRREIGVVAQRSALDPMASGRDNLTLQGRIFGVRGPALRRRVDELLERFDLTGAAGRIVRGWSGGMQRRLDVALALVHRPGVLFLDEPTTGLDPEGRAAMWAEIGRLAADESMAILLTTHYLDEADRLAGRLAIVDGGRVVAHGTPAHLKEELRGDAVHLELRQPPDEPTARQVIELVTGLREVAFDGRRLSARADDGAAAVPAALAALESAGIGVATVTVARPSLDDVYLRHAGRRFAA; encoded by the coding sequence ATGAGTCATGCCGTGACGGCTGACGATCTGCGCAAGTCCTATCCCGGCGGCGTGCGGGCCCTCGACGGGTTGAGCCTCGACGTAAGGGCCGGCGAGGTGTTCGGTCTGCTCGGGCCGAACGGTGCCGGCAAGTCCACCACCGTCAAGATCCTGACCACCCTGGCCCGGCCCGACTCCGGTACCGCCTCGGTCGCCGGCCACGACGTGCTGCGGCATCCGGAGCGGGTCCGCCGCGAGATCGGCGTGGTCGCCCAGAGGTCCGCGCTCGACCCGATGGCGAGCGGCCGGGACAACCTCACCCTTCAAGGGCGGATCTTCGGGGTACGGGGACCCGCCCTCCGTCGCCGAGTCGACGAACTCCTCGAGCGCTTCGACCTGACCGGTGCCGCCGGCCGGATCGTGCGCGGCTGGTCCGGCGGCATGCAACGGCGCCTGGACGTGGCGCTGGCGCTCGTGCACCGCCCCGGGGTGCTGTTCCTGGACGAGCCGACCACCGGGCTCGACCCCGAGGGGCGGGCCGCCATGTGGGCCGAGATCGGGCGCCTCGCCGCCGACGAGTCGATGGCGATCCTGCTCACCACCCACTACCTGGACGAGGCGGACCGGCTGGCCGGTCGGCTGGCGATCGTCGACGGTGGACGTGTCGTCGCCCACGGGACGCCCGCCCACCTCAAGGAGGAACTGCGCGGGGACGCCGTACATCTGGAATTGCGGCAACCGCCCGATGAGCCGACGGCGCGGCAGGTGATCGAGCTGGTGACCGGCTTGCGGGAGGTCGCCTTCGACGGACGGCGGCTGAGTGCGCGAGCCGACGACGGCGCCGCGGCTGTTCCGGCGGCCCTGGCCGCACTGGAGTCGGCCGGCATCGGCGTAGCGACCGTGACCGTGGCCCGGCCGTCCTTGGACGACGTGTATCTGCGGCACGCGGGACGGAGGTTCGCAGCGTGA
- a CDS encoding ATP-binding response regulator, which translates to MPEVGDRIWSVRRLVRVAMSLTLTAVAVVAATGFLRNSESLDAHAELQRSGEIMDRIIALRTPAPADAVRFQIDELGRLAGADPVHRELLQRIDPAADLSVLRAAADEMLDHEQTRLDRRIGDSGAVARNSRWMIVWVAVLMSVLVLIVGRRLERHFTAAADRMAAATRRARAGDLTHPAVVDGPRELAEMTTVFNESMAELAEARDEANAATTAGAAFLDAMSHEVRAPMTALTGMTRLLLETGLDDRQRELVTTVHDSGATLLTVVDDLLDLARIETGDLPLERRPFSLRDCVRRAMDPVADAAAAKGLHLAAHLGTGCPERVRGDDARVRRILTALLRQAVESTEHGSVTVSVSAHSRSDGVEVHFSVRDTGLGVPAEHRPDPGGRLARCLAASMGGGVTVEDRPGQGTTVTVTVLLGEAHQPDRFGRSPVIGRKQQLLVLVAEDDPVDQRLTRRLLERRGHRVVTVADGEAAVEAVLRDRYDLVLLGCGLLVLDGPTAVRLIHADPPVHGVPRIIAICPDSEEKDDFVTAGADGILARPVDAGDLDVVLATAAAYADVRLAGAGPLPGPDDGEPAMIRACVDVIAGPDADPADRRRLAEILHNFADRLPGLLERMDRAAATGDTRNLARLAHGLKASSATLGANRFAALCAELEDRAHRDPATVDVLHDLHARAHEISETMETISRQLTRAS; encoded by the coding sequence GTGCCGGAGGTCGGGGACCGGATCTGGAGCGTCAGGCGCCTGGTGCGCGTGGCGATGTCACTGACGCTGACCGCGGTCGCCGTGGTGGCGGCCACCGGGTTCCTCCGCAACAGCGAGAGCCTGGACGCCCACGCCGAGTTGCAGCGGTCCGGCGAGATCATGGACCGGATCATCGCGCTGCGTACCCCGGCGCCCGCGGATGCCGTCCGTTTCCAGATCGACGAGCTGGGCCGCCTGGCCGGTGCCGACCCGGTCCACCGGGAACTGCTCCAGCGGATCGACCCGGCCGCCGACCTCAGCGTCCTCCGGGCCGCCGCCGACGAGATGCTGGACCACGAGCAGACCCGGTTGGACCGCCGGATCGGGGACAGTGGCGCGGTCGCCCGCAACAGCCGCTGGATGATCGTCTGGGTCGCGGTCCTGATGTCGGTGCTGGTCCTGATCGTGGGCCGGCGGCTGGAACGCCACTTCACCGCGGCCGCCGACCGGATGGCCGCCGCCACCCGCCGCGCCCGGGCCGGTGATCTGACCCATCCCGCCGTCGTCGACGGCCCCCGCGAACTCGCCGAGATGACCACCGTCTTCAACGAGTCGATGGCCGAGCTGGCCGAGGCGCGCGACGAGGCGAACGCGGCGACCACGGCGGGCGCGGCGTTCCTGGACGCGATGAGCCACGAGGTCCGTGCGCCGATGACCGCGCTGACCGGGATGACGAGGCTGCTCCTGGAGACCGGCCTCGACGACAGGCAGCGCGAACTCGTCACGACGGTCCACGACAGCGGGGCCACGCTGCTCACCGTCGTCGACGACCTGCTGGACCTGGCCCGCATCGAGACGGGTGACCTGCCGCTGGAGCGCCGCCCGTTCTCGCTGCGCGACTGTGTGCGCCGGGCCATGGATCCGGTGGCCGACGCGGCCGCGGCGAAGGGCCTGCACCTGGCCGCGCACCTGGGTACCGGCTGTCCGGAACGGGTCCGCGGCGACGACGCGCGGGTCCGCCGGATCCTGACCGCCCTGTTGCGGCAGGCGGTCGAGTCGACGGAGCACGGGTCGGTCACGGTGAGCGTCTCCGCTCACTCCCGGTCGGACGGCGTGGAGGTCCACTTCTCGGTCCGGGACACCGGACTGGGTGTGCCGGCGGAACATCGGCCGGATCCGGGTGGCCGGCTGGCCCGCTGTCTCGCCGCGTCGATGGGCGGCGGCGTCACCGTGGAGGACCGGCCCGGGCAGGGGACCACGGTCACCGTCACCGTGCTGCTGGGCGAGGCGCACCAGCCGGACCGGTTCGGGCGGTCGCCGGTCATCGGCCGCAAACAGCAGCTGCTGGTGCTGGTGGCCGAGGACGACCCGGTGGATCAGCGGCTGACCAGGCGCCTGCTGGAACGCCGCGGCCACCGGGTGGTCACCGTCGCCGACGGGGAGGCCGCGGTCGAGGCGGTCCTGCGCGACCGGTACGACCTGGTCCTGCTCGGCTGCGGGCTGCTCGTGCTGGACGGGCCGACGGCGGTCCGGCTGATCCACGCCGACCCGCCGGTGCACGGTGTGCCGCGGATCATCGCGATCTGCCCGGACTCCGAGGAGAAGGACGACTTCGTCACCGCCGGTGCGGACGGGATCCTGGCCCGCCCGGTGGACGCCGGGGACCTCGACGTGGTGCTGGCGACGGCGGCCGCGTACGCCGATGTCCGGCTGGCCGGTGCCGGGCCGCTGCCCGGACCGGACGACGGCGAACCCGCGATGATCCGTGCCTGTGTCGACGTGATCGCCGGCCCGGACGCCGATCCGGCGGACCGCCGCCGGCTAGCCGAGATCCTGCACAACTTCGCCGACCGCCTGCCCGGTCTGCTGGAACGCATGGACCGGGCCGCGGCCACCGGCGACACCCGCAACCTGGCCCGCCTCGCGCACGGTCTGAAGGCGTCCTCGGCGACGCTCGGCGCCAACCGGTTCGCCGCGCTCTGTGCCGAGCTCGAGGACCGCGCCCACCGTGACCCGGCCACCGTCGACGTGCTCCACGACCTGCACGCACGGGCCCACGAGATCAGCGAGACGATGGAGACCATCTCCCGGCAGCTCACCCGGGCCTCCTGA
- a CDS encoding lactate utilization protein B — protein sequence MTTFLGMPATAPRGVGHLRGDQTFPRAARDALQNSQLRRNLRHATTTIRGKSGRVIAELPDWQLLRDAGSGIKTDVMSRLPELLEQLEERVVAVGGVVHWAADANEANTIVTELVKATGSDRVIKVKSMATQEIGLNEALEAAGITPVETDLAELIVQLGDDKPSHILVPAIHRNRSEIREIFLRAMPGVDPALTDDPPVLAAAARRYLRETFLSTRVAVSGANFAIAETGTLGVVESEGNGRMCLTLPDTLITVMGIEKVLPSWRDLEVFLQLLPRASTGERMNPYTTMWTGVTPGDGPQNFHLVLLDNGRSAVLADTVGRSALHCIRCSACLNVCPVYERTGGHSYGSVYPGPIGAVLSPQLTGVADNASLPFASSLCGACFDACPVKIDIPSLLVHLRNQVPHAAVEKAAMAAAARIMDSPRWYASAQRAAKMARIAGRRGRGLPPPLSGWTAGRDLPEFPKQTFRDWWAQRTDAPAATRASGSSGGPSGSSGGAAAASGGPSAGSGDRSEAPDGTRSEREDGR from the coding sequence ATGACGACCTTCTTGGGAATGCCGGCCACGGCGCCGCGCGGGGTCGGTCATCTGCGCGGTGACCAGACCTTCCCCCGGGCGGCCCGGGACGCTCTGCAGAACTCGCAGCTGCGGCGCAACCTGCGGCACGCCACCACGACCATCCGTGGCAAGTCCGGCCGGGTGATCGCCGAGCTGCCCGACTGGCAGCTGCTGCGTGACGCCGGCTCGGGGATCAAGACCGACGTGATGTCCCGCCTTCCGGAACTCCTCGAACAGCTGGAGGAACGCGTCGTCGCCGTCGGTGGCGTGGTGCACTGGGCGGCCGACGCAAACGAGGCCAACACCATCGTCACCGAACTGGTGAAGGCGACCGGCTCGGACCGGGTCATCAAGGTCAAGTCGATGGCCACCCAGGAGATCGGCCTCAACGAGGCCCTGGAGGCGGCCGGGATCACCCCGGTCGAGACCGACCTCGCGGAACTGATCGTGCAGCTCGGCGACGACAAACCCAGCCACATCCTGGTCCCGGCCATCCACCGGAACCGGTCGGAGATCCGGGAGATCTTCCTGCGGGCCATGCCCGGGGTGGATCCGGCGCTGACCGACGACCCGCCGGTCCTGGCCGCGGCCGCCCGGCGCTACCTGCGGGAGACGTTCCTGTCGACGAGGGTGGCCGTGTCCGGGGCCAACTTCGCGATCGCCGAGACCGGCACACTCGGGGTCGTCGAATCCGAGGGCAACGGGCGGATGTGCCTGACCCTGCCGGACACCCTGATCACCGTGATGGGCATCGAGAAGGTCCTGCCGTCCTGGCGTGACCTGGAGGTCTTCCTGCAACTGCTGCCCCGGGCGTCCACCGGGGAGCGGATGAACCCGTACACGACCATGTGGACCGGGGTCACGCCCGGGGACGGGCCGCAGAACTTCCATCTCGTGCTGCTCGACAACGGGCGCAGCGCGGTCCTCGCCGACACCGTGGGGCGGTCGGCGCTGCACTGCATCCGCTGCTCGGCCTGTCTCAACGTGTGCCCGGTCTATGAGCGGACCGGTGGGCACTCGTACGGCTCGGTCTATCCGGGACCGATCGGGGCGGTGCTGTCGCCGCAGCTGACCGGGGTCGCCGACAACGCCTCACTGCCGTTCGCGTCGTCGCTCTGCGGAGCCTGCTTCGACGCCTGCCCGGTCAAGATCGACATTCCGTCGCTGCTCGTGCATCTGCGCAACCAGGTACCCCATGCGGCGGTCGAGAAGGCGGCCATGGCGGCCGCCGCGCGGATCATGGACAGCCCGCGGTGGTACGCGTCCGCGCAGCGTGCCGCCAAGATGGCCCGGATCGCCGGCCGGCGTGGACGAGGGCTGCCGCCGCCGCTGTCGGGATGGACCGCCGGTCGTGATCTGCCGGAATTCCCGAAACAGACGTTCCGCGACTGGTGGGCCCAGCGAACGGATGCCCCCGCCGCCACGCGTGCGTCCGGCTCTTCCGGTGGCCCGTCCGGCTCTTCCGGCGGCGCCGCTGCGGCTTCCGGCGGCCCGTCTGCGGGTTCCGGGGACCGGTCTGAGGCGCCGGATGGCACGCGTTCTGAACGGGAGGACGGGCGATGA
- a CDS encoding response regulator has translation MTSVLVVDDDPTLLRIIETVLTSAGLEVSTRNTAQAALRAAHAHRPDCAVLATGRDMTASDLCHALRSAEDTADVPILLITERGRWLEAAAAFDAGADDYLSRPFTAQDLVRRVEALAR, from the coding sequence GTGACTTCGGTTCTCGTGGTCGACGACGATCCGACCCTGCTGCGCATCATCGAAACCGTTCTCACGTCGGCCGGCCTGGAGGTGTCCACGCGCAACACCGCCCAGGCCGCCCTCCGTGCCGCCCACGCCCACCGGCCGGACTGCGCGGTGCTCGCCACCGGCCGGGACATGACCGCCTCCGACCTCTGCCACGCGCTGCGCTCGGCCGAGGACACCGCCGACGTCCCGATCCTGCTGATCACCGAGCGGGGCCGCTGGCTGGAGGCGGCCGCCGCCTTCGACGCGGGTGCCGACGACTACCTGTCGAGACCGTTCACCGCCCAGGACCTCGTCCGTCGGGTCGAGGCCCTGGCCCGGTGA
- a CDS encoding (Fe-S)-binding protein codes for MRIAFFATCLADTLFPEAAKATVRLLERLGHEVVFPPEQTCCGQMHINTGYQKEALPLVKRYATTFDRYDVIVVPSGSCAGSIRHQHSMVASAYGEAGLAARSESVAARTYELSELLIDVLKIEDVGAYYPHRVTYHPTCHSLRMTRVGDKPLRLLRQVRGLDLVELPAAEQCCGFGGTFSIKNAETSTAMLADKMTNIVSTGADVCTAGDTSCLMHIGGGLSRLKTGVRTVHLAEILASTEYA; via the coding sequence GTGCGGATCGCGTTCTTCGCCACCTGTCTGGCCGACACCCTCTTCCCGGAGGCGGCCAAGGCCACGGTGCGGCTGCTCGAACGGCTCGGGCACGAGGTGGTGTTCCCGCCCGAGCAGACCTGCTGCGGGCAGATGCACATCAACACCGGATACCAGAAGGAAGCATTACCCCTGGTCAAACGGTACGCGACGACCTTCGACCGCTACGACGTCATCGTTGTTCCGTCCGGGTCGTGCGCCGGGTCGATCCGGCACCAGCACAGTATGGTCGCGTCCGCCTACGGCGAGGCCGGGCTGGCCGCCCGCAGCGAATCGGTGGCGGCCCGCACCTACGAGCTGTCCGAGTTGCTCATCGACGTGCTGAAGATCGAGGACGTGGGGGCGTACTACCCGCACCGGGTCACCTACCACCCGACCTGTCACAGCCTGCGGATGACCCGGGTCGGTGACAAGCCGCTGCGCCTGCTGCGTCAGGTGCGCGGGCTCGACCTGGTCGAACTGCCCGCCGCCGAGCAGTGCTGCGGGTTCGGTGGCACGTTCTCGATCAAGAACGCGGAGACGTCCACCGCGATGCTCGCCGACAAGATGACCAACATCGTGTCCACCGGCGCCGACGTCTGCACCGCCGGCGACACGTCCTGCCTGATGCACATCGGCGGTGGACTGTCCCGGCTGAAGACCGGGGTGCGGACGGTTCATCTCGCCGAGATCCTGGCCTCGACGGAGTACGCATGA
- a CDS encoding ABC transporter permease, producing the protein MSTLVLHTWWMTGRRLKVLVKQPAFVVILLVQPAIWLFLFGNLFRRVVELPGFGAANYLDYIVPGVVVMTAVSSNMWAGMGVLEEIERGTLNRLLTTPVSRSAIMNAAVVEQAISTAVQVLAIMLLGLLAGADYPGGPAGLTVLLASALLLGTVFSALSNTIGMLVRQRETIIGINTLLLLPLTFLSSAFMSEALMPSWMRTIAAANPVNWALEASRAAMSADPDWAVVASRCGWLALLAAAMVFLSTRTFRAYQKSV; encoded by the coding sequence GTGAGCACCCTTGTCCTGCACACCTGGTGGATGACCGGTCGGCGGCTGAAAGTGCTGGTCAAGCAGCCGGCGTTCGTGGTGATCCTGCTGGTTCAGCCGGCCATCTGGCTGTTCCTGTTCGGCAATCTGTTCCGTCGGGTGGTCGAGCTGCCGGGCTTCGGGGCGGCGAACTACCTCGACTACATCGTGCCCGGTGTGGTGGTGATGACCGCGGTGTCGTCGAACATGTGGGCCGGCATGGGTGTGCTCGAGGAGATCGAACGCGGCACCCTGAACCGGCTGCTCACCACCCCGGTGTCGCGGTCCGCGATCATGAACGCGGCGGTCGTCGAACAGGCGATCAGCACCGCCGTGCAGGTGCTGGCGATCATGCTGCTGGGCCTGCTGGCCGGGGCCGACTACCCGGGCGGGCCGGCCGGACTGACCGTGCTGCTGGCGTCGGCGCTGCTGCTGGGCACCGTGTTCAGCGCGCTGTCGAACACGATCGGGATGCTGGTCCGGCAGCGGGAGACCATCATCGGCATCAACACGCTGCTGCTGTTGCCGTTGACGTTCCTGTCGTCGGCGTTCATGTCCGAGGCGCTGATGCCGTCCTGGATGCGGACGATCGCCGCCGCCAACCCGGTGAACTGGGCGCTCGAAGCGTCCCGGGCGGCGATGAGCGCCGACCCGGACTGGGCCGTCGTCGCGAGCCGCTGCGGATGGCTGGCCCTGCTGGCGGCCGCGATGGTGTTCCTGTCCACCCGGACCTTCCGGGCCTACCAGAAGTCGGTGTAG
- a CDS encoding efflux RND transporter periplasmic adaptor subunit gives MRWTGAAIVVSGAVVGGVIGALNRDGVDQPAAIVVAVADRGAVTLDVATIGTVEPATTRSLTFALSGTVASVHVRAGNKVSKGQKLAALDTTDAADALADARTALAEARDRLSDSRTVAARATASATACARPGKTVEPAAVPEIQLPVIEPMAVEPAPSAEPAIRGRAATPCATHGYPDTGSDQVLTAEQQVNRAERAVETAQRALDGTVITAPIAGTVVAVEGKVGDQVRTGSTFVSLADTYTMQVRADFPEADAGALTAGQGATVSLADSDDTYQAEVVQVDPAGTSDGTLVRYGVLLSFADSPSDLLVGQSAQVQVRTGEVADALRVPSTAVHDVSGGSGTVLVRAANRSEERVVAVGLRGDRYTEITGGLEQGDQVVRSW, from the coding sequence ATGCGGTGGACCGGTGCCGCGATCGTCGTCAGCGGGGCCGTCGTCGGAGGCGTGATCGGGGCCCTCAACCGGGACGGCGTCGACCAACCGGCGGCGATCGTGGTGGCGGTCGCCGACCGCGGCGCGGTCACTCTGGACGTGGCGACGATCGGCACCGTCGAACCGGCCACCACCCGGAGCCTGACCTTCGCCCTGTCCGGAACCGTGGCCTCGGTGCACGTCCGGGCGGGCAACAAGGTCAGCAAGGGCCAGAAGCTCGCCGCACTGGACACCACGGACGCCGCCGACGCTCTCGCCGACGCCCGGACCGCTCTCGCCGAGGCCCGCGACCGGCTCAGTGACTCCCGGACCGTCGCCGCCCGGGCCACCGCGAGCGCCACCGCCTGCGCCCGGCCCGGAAAGACGGTGGAGCCGGCGGCGGTGCCGGAGATCCAGCTGCCCGTCATCGAGCCGATGGCCGTGGAGCCGGCGCCGAGCGCGGAGCCGGCGATCCGGGGGCGGGCGGCCACCCCGTGCGCGACCCACGGCTACCCGGACACCGGCAGCGACCAGGTGCTCACCGCGGAACAGCAGGTCAACCGAGCCGAGCGCGCGGTCGAGACGGCGCAGCGGGCCCTGGACGGCACGGTCATCACCGCCCCGATCGCCGGGACCGTGGTCGCCGTCGAGGGCAAGGTCGGCGACCAGGTTCGGACCGGGTCGACCTTCGTCAGCCTGGCCGACACGTACACGATGCAGGTCCGCGCCGACTTCCCGGAGGCCGATGCGGGAGCCCTGACCGCCGGGCAGGGCGCGACGGTGAGCCTGGCCGACTCCGACGACACGTACCAGGCCGAGGTGGTCCAGGTCGATCCGGCCGGCACCTCGGACGGCACCCTGGTCCGCTACGGCGTGCTGCTCAGCTTCGCCGATTCGCCGTCCGACCTGCTCGTCGGGCAGAGCGCCCAGGTACAGGTGCGCACCGGTGAGGTGGCCGACGCGCTACGGGTGCCGTCGACGGCGGTGCACGACGTGTCCGGCGGATCGGGCACCGTGCTGGTGCGGGCGGCCAACCGGTCGGAGGAACGCGTTGTGGCAGTCGGGCTCCGCGGGGACCGATACACCGAGATAACCGGCGGACTGGAGCAGGGCGACCAGGTGGTGCGTTCCTGGTAG
- a CDS encoding LutC/YkgG family protein, protein MSSRDLILGRVRAALRDAPVVPEAPRDYRPAGTNRVDLEMLVDRLVDYKAEVYRVTSAEVAATVSGLVGAGGAVLVPPGLPEEWRPEGAFADENLPPDRIAAADAVLTAAAVAVAETGTIVLDASPDQGRRIITLLPDVHVIVLRPAQVVASVPDAIARLDPTRPLTWISGPSATSDIELNRVEGVHGPRHLHVLLLTD, encoded by the coding sequence ATGAGCTCGCGGGACCTCATTCTCGGGCGGGTGCGGGCCGCGCTTCGCGACGCTCCCGTGGTGCCGGAGGCGCCCCGCGACTACCGACCGGCCGGAACGAATCGGGTCGACCTCGAGATGCTCGTCGACCGGCTCGTGGACTACAAGGCCGAGGTCTACCGGGTGACCTCGGCCGAGGTGGCCGCGACCGTGTCCGGGCTGGTCGGGGCAGGCGGCGCGGTCCTCGTACCCCCTGGTCTGCCGGAAGAGTGGCGCCCGGAGGGTGCCTTCGCCGACGAGAACCTGCCGCCGGACCGGATCGCCGCCGCCGACGCCGTGCTGACCGCCGCGGCGGTGGCCGTCGCCGAGACCGGAACGATCGTGCTGGACGCCTCACCCGACCAGGGGCGGCGGATCATCACCCTGCTCCCGGACGTGCACGTGATCGTGCTGCGGCCGGCGCAGGTGGTCGCCTCGGTGCCGGACGCGATCGCCCGCCTCGATCCGACCCGGCCGCTGACCTGGATCAGCGGGCCGTCCGCGACCAGCGACATCGAACTCAACCGGGTCGAAGGCGTGCACGGCCCCCGCCACCTGCACGTCCTGCTCCTGACCGACTGA
- a CDS encoding efflux RND transporter periplasmic adaptor subunit: MNALRRPSTAVNALLALLIVGAGFWGWALLRDTSETTRASASGSRTVTATQGTVTRTVSADGAVASAATATATFTTSGTVTAIGVKVGQTVTSGALLARVDATDAKRDLELAQANLDAAQDALERAEDAGTDTDNASNAVTEAELAVDEAEASVAGTRLTAPMAGTVVAVNGSLGGSSQGTGGTGGFVDLADLTKLQITAAFSEADATELKEGQSATIVWNALQNAETTGTVVAVDPTATSENSVVTYGVTVSLPNPPDGAKPGQTVTVSVVTGSVENAVMVNSAAVTTIGNRHSVTVLDSAGRQEVRQVQVGLEGDDAAQITSGLASGERVVVPTSTTTTTTTTDMRGGGNGFPGGGGAPPGGGGNGGR, translated from the coding sequence GTGAATGCGCTGCGTCGTCCCAGCACGGCCGTGAACGCCCTGCTGGCCCTCCTGATCGTCGGTGCCGGTTTCTGGGGCTGGGCCCTGCTGCGGGACACCTCGGAGACGACCCGGGCCAGCGCGTCCGGCTCCCGGACGGTCACCGCCACCCAGGGCACCGTCACCCGTACCGTGTCCGCGGACGGGGCGGTGGCCAGCGCCGCGACCGCCACCGCCACGTTCACCACGTCCGGTACGGTCACCGCGATCGGCGTGAAGGTCGGCCAGACGGTCACTTCGGGCGCCCTGCTGGCCCGGGTGGACGCCACCGACGCCAAACGTGACCTGGAGCTGGCTCAGGCCAACCTGGACGCGGCGCAGGACGCGCTGGAGCGGGCCGAGGACGCGGGCACCGACACCGACAACGCGTCGAATGCGGTCACCGAGGCCGAACTGGCCGTGGACGAGGCGGAGGCGTCGGTGGCCGGGACCCGGCTGACCGCGCCGATGGCCGGCACCGTGGTGGCGGTCAACGGGAGTCTCGGCGGCTCGTCGCAGGGCACCGGCGGCACCGGCGGATTCGTTGATCTCGCGGATCTCACCAAACTCCAGATCACCGCGGCGTTCTCCGAGGCGGACGCCACCGAGCTCAAGGAGGGGCAGAGCGCGACGATCGTCTGGAACGCTCTGCAGAACGCCGAGACGACAGGCACCGTGGTGGCCGTCGACCCGACCGCGACCAGCGAGAACAGTGTCGTGACGTACGGCGTGACGGTAAGCCTGCCGAACCCGCCGGACGGCGCCAAACCGGGCCAGACGGTGACCGTCTCGGTGGTCACCGGCAGCGTGGAGAACGCCGTCATGGTCAACTCGGCAGCCGTCACCACGATCGGCAACCGGCACAGCGTGACCGTCCTGGACAGCGCCGGCCGGCAGGAGGTCCGCCAGGTGCAGGTGGGCTTGGAGGGCGACGACGCCGCGCAGATCACCTCGGGCCTGGCCTCCGGTGAGCGGGTGGTGGTGCCGACCAGCACGACGACGACCACGACCACCACCGACATGCGCGGTGGCGGCAACGGCTTCCCCGGTGGTGGCGGCGCGCCCCCGGGTGGTGGCGGGAACGGCGGGCGCTGA